agctaaaTAGTGGGGGCGTGGGAGTTGAATCCCCCAAATAAATTTAGGTAAACTCTAAGCAACCGATTTTTCAGATTCCTCTCTTTTTAACAGCTCTAGGAAAAAATCATTCCATGTATCGATTGGTCCAGGCAAGCACCAATGCACACAATCATTAGGCATTTCCACGGTCTGAGATGGCCAATGACCATATATGCTGGGGTGACCATCTGGTCTCAGCAGCATAGGTTTTGTTGCATCGAATAGCCTGAACTTCAATCCTCTTTTGCTTCCTTCTTTTTGTGCAATTTTGAGTTCCTGCAGTTGGATCTTGTACATTTCTAAATTGTTATCCGCTAAAAGGATCTCATTCCTCTTATAAGGCCTCTTCCTCACACAATTCCCACCGCTGTCCCAAGTTCCATTTTCAAAGTGTTGGGGAGCAAAGGTCCTAAGAAACGTTACACCCTTGAAGTTTCCTAAACTGTTAAGAGCTCTGAAAGCAGTTCTGAAAGCTCTCTGATAGCTAAATAATGGTGTTACGTGAGTTACATTTTCCTGCGGACAGTATAAGCAGCCAACAATTCGGCCATTTTCATAGAGCATGGCTGGTCGGAAGAACCAGTGGCCACCTGAGATGACAACGTAGTCATATCCTTCGATCTTGGTTGTCCAATTTTCATCAAACTCATCAAGATATAGACCGAAAGAGCGGGCTTTATCATTCGGACTGGTGGTTTCCGCGGATCTCACTAAATAAGGAGCCCAAAGAATTGAAATCTTGAAGTTGTATTCCTTGTATTTCCATTGTCTGCTCTCATCTGTTGTGCTTGAGATCTCTTCAGGATAAAGAACCTAGAGACACGGGAGACAACTTTGCAGTCTGTGATAATTATTGTTGTATAGCACAGtaatttgtttttcttcattttgtatGCTCTTGTAGATGTTCAACT
This portion of the Coffea eugenioides isolate CCC68of chromosome 11, Ceug_1.0, whole genome shotgun sequence genome encodes:
- the LOC113753238 gene encoding protein trichome birefringence-like 19; amino-acid sequence: MKFQTLDLPLRKKRHETRKQAPKIASLIVLAILLSVISVYSPPLRFRKFSEASSPLDSLKESINTSLQSLPCRPEDDGSQPCSNTEEGEPEARPEIVEKCDLFAGEWVPNPDAPYYTNTTCYVIQEHQNCLKYGRPDLDFLKWRWKPDGCELPTFDPHQFLELVRGKSIAFVGDSVSRNHMQSLFCLLSKVLYPEEISSTTDESRQWKYKEYNFKISILWAPYLVRSAETTSPNDKARSFGLYLDEFDENWTTKIEGYDYVVISGGHWFFRPAMLYENGRIVGCLYCPQENVTHVTPLFSYQRAFRTAFRALNSLGNFKGVTFLRTFAPQHFENGTWDSGGNCVRKRPYKRNEILLADNNLEMYKIQLQELKIAQKEGSKRGLKFRLFDATKPMLLRPDGHPSIYGHWPSQTVEMPNDCVHWCLPGPIDTWNDFFLELLKREESEKSVA